A window from Pirellulales bacterium encodes these proteins:
- a CDS encoding tetratricopeptide repeat protein, with the protein MATIFDALTAALRHHREGRLRAAEQIYRQILAVEPNQPEAWHLLGVVAHQAGNHAIAAEYIARAIGLNGSDAAMHNNLGEALIALRRFSESVEPYRRAIELKPDFAEAHSNLGNALKELGRIDEAIASYGHALRLKPDFAEAHFNLGNAVRGQGTLEEAAGCYRRAIGFKPGYAEAHSNLGNVLTIQRKWDEAASCFRIAAELRPDYAEPHNNLGNILREQGNLPEAVAHFRRAVELNPRFVKAHYNLATALAEQGTLEEAAGCYRYVVQLRPDHAEAHNNLGSVLEEMGEFAGAEASFRAALRSDPRFALAHYNLAALLGGNLPPADLAGQSQLLDDADLTVCQQMLLHFGLAKVFDARGQYTAAAEHLTRANARQLAARNESGRAYDPSEFETLVSQMIAACPPEFFERVRSWGSASETPVFVVGLPRSGTTLVEQILASHPQVFGAGELPLVQQTMTQLCGPTANIVAGLAQLSRQAAGELAARHLERLRDFDSEAVCIVDKMPGNTLFLGPLAVLFPRAKVIHCRRDLRDVAVSCWMTYFDKIRWANDPRHIASRFHQYQRLMAHWRQVLPAPMLEIDYEELVADLEGVARRLVAGCGLDWDPACLEFHRTSRPVRTASAVQVRQPVFTSSAGRWMRYQEALASLFEELRRGAAT; encoded by the coding sequence ATGGCAACGATTTTCGACGCTCTGACCGCCGCGCTGCGCCACCATCGCGAAGGCCGCCTGCGGGCAGCCGAGCAAATCTATCGGCAGATTCTTGCGGTCGAACCGAATCAACCCGAGGCGTGGCATTTGCTCGGCGTCGTTGCCCACCAAGCCGGCAATCACGCGATCGCGGCGGAATACATCGCCCGCGCGATCGGATTGAACGGTTCCGACGCGGCGATGCACAACAACCTGGGCGAAGCCCTCATTGCACTACGTCGGTTTTCCGAATCGGTCGAGCCCTACCGCCGGGCGATCGAGCTCAAGCCCGACTTTGCCGAGGCGCACAGCAATCTCGGCAACGCGCTGAAGGAACTCGGAAGAATCGACGAAGCGATTGCCAGCTACGGGCATGCTCTCCGGCTAAAGCCCGATTTCGCGGAAGCCCATTTCAATCTCGGCAACGCGGTGCGCGGACAAGGCACGCTTGAGGAAGCCGCCGGCTGCTACCGGCGCGCCATCGGATTCAAGCCCGGCTACGCCGAGGCGCATAGCAACCTTGGAAATGTCTTGACGATTCAGCGGAAGTGGGACGAAGCGGCGTCCTGCTTCCGGATTGCCGCCGAACTCCGGCCCGACTACGCCGAGCCACACAACAACTTGGGAAATATCCTCCGCGAACAAGGCAATTTGCCGGAAGCAGTCGCCCATTTCCGTCGGGCCGTGGAATTGAACCCCCGTTTTGTGAAGGCACACTACAACCTGGCCACCGCACTCGCGGAACAGGGCACGCTTGAGGAAGCCGCCGGCTGCTATCGCTATGTCGTGCAATTGCGGCCAGACCATGCCGAGGCCCACAATAATCTAGGCAGCGTGCTGGAAGAAATGGGAGAATTTGCCGGCGCTGAGGCAAGCTTCCGCGCCGCGCTGCGGTCCGATCCGAGATTCGCGCTGGCGCACTATAATCTAGCGGCGCTGTTGGGTGGCAATCTTCCGCCGGCCGATCTTGCCGGCCAGTCGCAACTATTGGACGATGCCGACCTCACCGTTTGCCAGCAAATGCTGCTGCACTTCGGCTTGGCCAAAGTGTTCGACGCACGCGGCCAATATACCGCCGCCGCCGAACACCTCACTCGGGCCAACGCGCGGCAGTTGGCCGCGCGCAATGAGAGCGGACGGGCCTACGATCCGAGCGAATTCGAAACGCTCGTTTCCCAAATGATCGCGGCCTGCCCGCCTGAGTTCTTCGAGCGCGTGCGATCTTGGGGGTCGGCGAGCGAAACGCCAGTGTTCGTCGTCGGGTTGCCGCGGTCGGGCACGACACTCGTCGAGCAGATTCTTGCCAGCCACCCGCAGGTTTTCGGGGCGGGCGAGCTGCCGCTGGTGCAGCAAACAATGACCCAGCTTTGCGGGCCGACCGCAAACATCGTCGCAGGCCTGGCACAACTTAGCCGGCAAGCCGCGGGCGAACTTGCCGCGCGGCATTTAGAGCGGCTTCGCGATTTCGACAGCGAGGCCGTTTGCATCGTCGACAAAATGCCCGGCAACACCTTGTTCCTGGGTCCGTTGGCGGTTCTGTTTCCCCGCGCGAAGGTGATTCATTGCCGTCGCGACTTGCGCGACGTCGCAGTTTCCTGCTGGATGACCTACTTCGATAAAATCCGCTGGGCCAACGATCCGCGGCACATTGCCTCGCGATTCCATCAGTACCAACGGCTGATGGCCCATTGGCGGCAGGTTCTGCCGGCCCCGATGTTGGAGATCGACTACGAAGAGCTCGTTGCGGATCTAGAGGGCGTCGCTCGACGGCTTGTCGCAGGGTGCGGACTCGATTGGGATCCGGCTTGCTTGGAATTCCATCGGACGAGCCGGCCGGTGCGAACCGCGAGTGCCGTCCAGGTGCGGCAACCGGTGTTTACCTCTTCGGCCGGCCGGTGGATGCGTTACCAGGAGGCGTTGGCCTCGCTGTTCGAAGAGCTTCGACGCGGGGCGGCGACCTGA
- a CDS encoding PEP-CTERM sorting domain-containing protein, whose protein sequence is MFAVVLASQERAAWSTEFSVGDLVVTQIGATGSGTALTNKGTAAFLDEISTSGASVQQLALPTAASGSNNPLTLGGTAASEGELSLSANGQFLVGAGYDVGVGGTTQGESTVGLINNAGSIDTTTTTDALGGNNTRSATSDDGNEVWIAGPNGLVYTTLGSSDSTALSTKNIDASNLRSLSIVPAAVSPTGVNELLASSNKTDLGVEQFSPAEPASGKPTGTMLPGMTATTAPNTYAFFFTSPNTMFVADATVGLQEWTYSSSAATWTNVASLGGSFVGLTGIQTGNTVTLYATTGSSAAAGWAPDNSLVKDLFTFDSGTSGTGSFGAPITLATATGDSGFSGVAFAPGPGPGAATIDNSGSGTFGGTVLSYSYAVGGSYAGVSTQVASQTSGTTVGGPIENTVATILAGNNSGSFTANDAASVSMTWRNRTLAETPMSEGGSPASPLISDVVNLYGMASAATGSPTDGPVQSDPFVLQLTFDPATLGSSEATTAAAGGVYLAWLNPNGGGNGIAEWQHANTGDTGGIVTSANSTPSYVGSFVAFLNSLDGNSSYPLLMTEDYGAPWTAATIGSLSNAQLNEILGAWGVDPTDQDAWAVLNHNSEFAVVPEPPTLLLAALAVAGLAVWAGFTRRLLPT, encoded by the coding sequence TTGTTTGCTGTCGTTTTAGCGTCGCAAGAGCGGGCGGCTTGGAGCACCGAATTCAGCGTCGGCGATTTGGTCGTCACGCAGATCGGCGCCACAGGCAGCGGCACCGCACTCACGAATAAAGGCACCGCCGCGTTTCTCGACGAAATCAGCACGTCGGGCGCCTCGGTGCAACAATTGGCGCTGCCGACAGCCGCCAGCGGTTCGAACAACCCGCTCACCCTCGGAGGAACCGCCGCATCCGAAGGCGAACTGTCGCTTTCGGCGAATGGGCAATTCCTAGTGGGCGCCGGATACGACGTGGGTGTCGGCGGAACCACGCAGGGCGAATCCACCGTCGGGCTGATCAACAACGCCGGCAGCATCGACACCACGACCACGACCGACGCGCTCGGCGGCAACAACACGCGCAGCGCCACTTCCGACGACGGCAACGAAGTTTGGATCGCCGGTCCGAACGGGCTTGTCTACACCACGCTTGGTTCAAGCGATTCCACGGCGCTCTCCACTAAAAATATCGACGCTTCGAATTTGCGCTCGCTATCGATCGTTCCCGCCGCCGTCTCGCCGACGGGCGTGAATGAACTGCTTGCTTCCTCGAATAAGACGGACCTGGGCGTCGAACAGTTTTCGCCCGCCGAGCCCGCGAGCGGCAAACCGACCGGCACGATGCTCCCCGGCATGACGGCGACCACCGCCCCGAACACCTATGCCTTTTTCTTCACCAGCCCGAACACGATGTTCGTCGCCGATGCGACCGTCGGCCTGCAAGAATGGACCTACAGCAGCAGCGCCGCAACATGGACCAACGTCGCCAGCCTCGGCGGTTCATTCGTCGGTCTCACCGGCATTCAGACGGGCAACACCGTTACGCTGTATGCCACGACGGGCAGCAGCGCCGCAGCCGGCTGGGCCCCCGATAATTCGCTTGTAAAAGACCTGTTCACATTCGACTCCGGCACCTCCGGCACTGGCAGTTTCGGCGCGCCGATCACCCTCGCCACCGCCACCGGCGATTCCGGATTTTCAGGCGTCGCATTCGCCCCCGGCCCGGGCCCAGGCGCCGCAACCATCGACAATTCCGGAAGCGGAACCTTCGGCGGCACGGTGCTCAGCTATTCCTACGCAGTCGGCGGCAGCTACGCCGGGGTATCCACGCAGGTGGCATCGCAGACCAGCGGCACCACCGTCGGCGGTCCGATCGAAAACACCGTCGCGACGATATTGGCAGGAAACAACTCCGGCTCGTTCACGGCCAACGATGCTGCGAGCGTGTCGATGACCTGGCGAAACCGCACACTCGCCGAAACCCCCATGTCTGAAGGTGGTTCGCCGGCATCCCCGTTGATCAGCGACGTCGTGAATCTCTACGGCATGGCCTCGGCCGCGACGGGAAGCCCGACCGACGGACCAGTGCAATCCGATCCATTCGTGTTGCAACTGACGTTCGATCCCGCGACCCTCGGTTCCAGTGAGGCGACGACGGCAGCCGCCGGAGGCGTCTACCTGGCTTGGCTCAATCCAAACGGTGGTGGAAACGGTATCGCCGAGTGGCAACATGCCAACACCGGCGATACCGGCGGAATCGTTACATCAGCCAACTCGACGCCAAGCTACGTGGGCTCGTTTGTCGCATTTCTCAATAGTCTCGATGGCAATTCTAGTTATCCATTGCTAATGACTGAGGATTATGGTGCGCCGTGGACGGCGGCGACGATCGGAAGCTTGAGCAATGCGCAACTAAACGAGATCCTCGGCGCCTGGGGCGTCGATCCAACGGACCAGGATGCGTGGGCAGTGCTGAATCACAACAGCGAGTTCGCCGTAGTGCCCGAACCCCCGACGCTGTTGCTGGCCGCGCTTGCCGTTGCCGGACTGGCAGTTTGGGCGGGGTTTACGCGTCGACTTCTTCCGACCTAA